The nucleotide window ATTCTAATAAGTAATATGAATCAACTTCATATTGAATGGATAATTAATAATGTGCGTTATTTTGAAGAGTTTGTTTCATGTTTCGATAGGTTTTATCTCTCGCACGAAATAAACTTGAGGAAACCAGACCCGGAGGTATTTCAATTCATCCTCCAAAATGATGGACTCAACCCAAAAGAATGCTTTTTTGTGGACAATTCTAAAGCCAATACTGAAATTGCTGAATCTCTTGGAATTAAATCATGGAATATAGACCCATCTAAGGATGATGTCTCTAATCTTTTTCAAACATATTCAATTTAAGATTTGATATTTTTATCACTAAGCGTCTTAGCCTCGACTCTTATTTTTGTGGTGTTTAAGCTGCTACAAAAATTACGAATCGACAATCTTCAGGCCATAGTTATAAATTATATTGCTGCCTCTGTATTCGGGTTTACCTTAGCTTCCAGCGAATTAGAATTTATTGATATTTTTCAAAAACAATGGATTTGGGGATCCTTAATTCTTGGGGCGTTGTTTATAACTATATTTAATGTTATGGCATATACCTCGCAAATAAATGGCATTGCAGTAGCATCCGTAGCGACTAAGATGAGTCTGATTATCCCGGTAATATTGGGGCTATTTTTATACCAGGAGAATACAACCTTGTTAAAGTTTATCGGTGTTGGAATTGCATTGACCTCAGTTTATTTAACCTCATTTAAAAAAGGAAATGCAACAAATTCCATAACAAATTTAGGGTGGCCTATTACACTATTTATAGGTTCGGGTATTATTGATTCT belongs to Aegicerativicinus sediminis and includes:
- a CDS encoding HAD family hydrolase, which translates into the protein MIKTLIFDFGGVFINVDKEGAKKRALSVYKVKEYSKDMVKINDLYDRGEISTLEFIEFYLEKFPHLDEYQILELWNDCIEDFPYHRLRFLKKLAQDKKYRLILISNMNQLHIEWIINNVRYFEEFVSCFDRFYLSHEINLRKPDPEVFQFILQNDGLNPKECFFVDNSKANTEIAESLGIKSWNIDPSKDDVSNLFQTYSI
- a CDS encoding EamA family transporter, translating into MIFLSLSVLASTLIFVVFKLLQKLRIDNLQAIVINYIAASVFGFTLASSELEFIDIFQKQWIWGSLILGALFITIFNVMAYTSQINGIAVASVATKMSLIIPVILGLFLYQENTTLLKFIGVGIALTSVYLTSFKKGNATNSITNLGWPITLFIGSGIIDSAIKYYQFNHLQDFEYGYFSASIFMFAGIFGIAFFSMQRLKGRAKFNPKSIPFGIILGVINFGSIYFLLKALNSPETESATIFSINNVAIVLFSSLIGLFFFNERLLKKNWVGIALAIAAIFIIQLA